The Arcobacter porcinus sequence TCACTAAAAGTATAATAATCAATAGTACTACTAAAATAAAATCTAAAATTTTGAAACTATTTTCATAGTTTAAAAAAATCTCATCTTTAAAAGCTCTTATTTTAAAAGTATCTTTTAAACTTTCACTATTTTTAATAGTTTTTATAAAAAGGATTCCAAAAATATTTCCATATGTTTTGTATGTAAATATATCTGTTCTTGCTTTAAAATTTCTAGCTTTTAAAGACTCTTTTATACTTTTTAATTCAAGATTTAAATCAAAAATAAACTTAACTGTAAAATATAAAATAGAGTTAATTTTTTTTGGAAATCTCAATATCATAAAAGCTTTTACAATATCAAACCCACTTGAAGAGTAAAAAAGTAAAAGATTAAACAGAAGTATAAAATTTACTTTGAAGAATAGTTCTAAAGCTTCATTTATATTACTTTCAAAATATAAAAAAAGAGCCAATACAACTATAAAGATATTTAAAAATATTAATTTCTTTAAAATATTTATAATGTTTTTATAGTTTAAATATATAAGGAAAATTATTGGAAGGATAAAAAAAAGTTCAAATTTTGAGAAACTTAAAATCAAACTAAATCCAACTGCACTCAACAAAGAGATAGCTGGGTTTAATCTCAACTTTTAACTCTTTTTATAATTAAAAATATCAAAGATATTAAAATCAAACCAAAAATAATTTTGAATATTTCAAAATAGTTTAATTGTTCTTCTAAAACCTCTATTTTATTCTTTAGTAAACTATTCTCTTCTATTAAATCTTTAAGCTTTTTATCTTCTATTTTTTCTTCAATTATATTTTCATTTTTTATTTTTAAAGATTCTATCTCTTTAGTCACAATATGAGAACTTCCAGCATCAACTGTCACTTTAAAATACTCATTTGAACCTTTATAAATATATTCTCCATTATCATTTAATCTATCTTCAAGAACTAATCTATCTTTTGTCTCTATTTTAAACTTACAGTTTTTACATGGCTTTGCATTTGCAAAATATGAGTTTATGTATAAACTATCATCTTTTATATCTAAATACATATTTATCTTATGAGCAAATAGAAATATAGGCAAAACTAAAATTAAAAAAATTCTCATATATTTAATCCTTTAAATAGATTTGGCATCGCCTTTTTTACATATAAAAATAAGAAAAGTGTGATTAAAGCTTCTAATATCATAGTTGGTATATTTACTATAATTATAGAATATGCAGCATTTTTATACTCTTCTTTTGAAAAAATCAGAAGTATAAACATAATAATTGTAGGAATAAGTACTCCAATAAAACCAATTAAAAAAAATTTAACTTTTTCATTTAGTTTTTTAAGAATCTCTATTTTAAATAACAAAAATACCAAATATGCAGGAACAGCTATAATCAAAATATTTGCTCCTATAGAACTTAATCCACCATATCCCAAAAGTAAAGCTTGAAGAATAAGTGCAATTGATATAGAAAATATTGCAATACTTCCTAAAAATATTCCAATAAAACCTACAAGCATTAGATGAATTTGAGTAAAACCAAAAGGAATATGAATAAATGAAGCTATAAAAAATAAAGCACTAAACGAAGATGCCAATGCTATTTTATCATTTGATAAATTTTTAAAAGAGTAAACTAAAAAACCAAAAGCTACAGCTGTACTAACTGCTGTAACTTCAAGGCTTAAAACACCATCACTAATATGCATATTAGTGTGCTTTTATCCAAATTAATGCACCATTTTCAATAGGATATTTTTTTCCATTTAGCTCTTTTTCATTTTCTACCATTAAACCAGCAAATCCCCACCAACCTTTTTGGTTCATAACAAAAGAGAAAACTCCATTTTTATCTGTTTTTACAGTTTGAGTAGTATGCATTTCTGTTGGAGCCTTAATACCAGCTTCATTGTATAGTTCAACCTCAACACTAATATTAGCTTGTGGTTTTCCATCTTTTAGAAAAACTCCTTGAAAAAGATTTCCAGAGTATAAAGCAAATGGTTTTGTAAGAGGGACAATCTCATATTTTAAACCAATTGGCTCATCCCATCCTTCTTGTACACCAAATGAACTAACTATAACTTTTGGAACATGGCTGATAAATAGATCTTCTGCTTCCTCAAAATATGGCTCTGGTTGTACAAAAAACTTATAAACACCTGGTGTTTTAATCTCATAACTTGTAGTCCAAGCTTTGTGATCAAACTTTTTTGTCTCCGTTAAAGGCAATGAGTTTTTAGTACTATTTACAAAAATTCCTTTTGGTTTTTCCATATTCATACCACTTTGATCAAAAGGGTGAATAAACATAGCATCTAATTCTATTTTTGCATCTTTTTTATCTTCAACATTGTCCGTACTTGGAAGAAGAGTTAAGAAGTGAGCATTTGCGAAAAGCGATGCTAAAGCTAATAAACTTATAATTTTTTTCATAAAATTGTCCTTTGTAGTTTTTTGTAGATTATAATTGGCTTTACTTTATAAAATATAAATTTTGTAGTTTCTTATATATTTTTAGAACCAATTCACTCTAATTCTAAACTCATCAAATACATATCTTCACCATCTATTACTTTTATATCTGTACTTTTGCATTTTGGACATGAAAACTCATGTTTTTCCAATATTGATTCACTATTGCATTTATTACAAGAAATCTCAACTTTTTGAATATTTATTATAAATTCTGCTTTATCACATATTGTTTTTTCTTTAAAAGTATCAAAAGCTGTTTGAAGTAAATTAGGTTCAACTCCACTTAAAACTCCAATTTTTACAACTACTTTTGTAACTTCTTTTGCACTATTTTGTCTTGCATGTTCTTCACAACTTTCCAATAGTGACTGAACTATACTATATTCATGCATATTTTATTTTCTCTCTTTTAGCATATTCTTGGAAGAAGCTCACCACTTGGTATATCTAAAAATCTTTTAGTTCCCCATGGACTATTTAAAATAACTTTTTCTGGATATTCTTGTGTCACTTTCCCAATAATTGAAGCATTTTTTTTATCATTAAATCTATTTAGTATCTCAATAGTTTTTTCTGCATCACTTCTTGAGATAGCTAATACAAATGTTCCTTCGTTTGCTAAATTTGTTGCTTCAAATCCAAGTATTTCACAAACTCCTTTTACTTCATCACTTACAGGAATACTATCTTCTTCTATTTCTATACAAATATTTGATTGCTTTGCCCATTCATTTAAAACTGCACTAACTCCACCTCTTGTAGCATCTCTTAAAGCAGTTATCTTTATTTTACTATCTATTAAAGCTTTTACTTGTGGAAATAAAGAGGCACAATCACTTTGTAAATTTGAATTTAATTCTATTCCTTCTCTTGCAGTAAAAATAGTAGCTCCATGAGCTCCAATATCTCTACTTACTATTATTAAATCATCTTCACTTATATTATTTGAACTAATTCCTTGATAAAGCACTTCTCCAATACCTGTTGTATTTATAAAAATCTTATCAACTGCTCCTTTT is a genomic window containing:
- a CDS encoding energy-coupling factor transporter transmembrane component T — translated: MRLNPAISLLSAVGFSLILSFSKFELFFILPIIFLIYLNYKNIINILKKLIFLNIFIVVLALFLYFESNINEALELFFKVNFILLFNLLLFYSSSGFDIVKAFMILRFPKKINSILYFTVKFIFDLNLELKSIKESLKARNFKARTDIFTYKTYGNIFGILFIKTIKNSESLKDTFKIRAFKDEIFLNYENSFKILDFILVVLLIIILLVKVVL
- a CDS encoding CbiM family transporter yields the protein MHISDGVLSLEVTAVSTAVAFGFLVYSFKNLSNDKIALASSFSALFFIASFIHIPFGFTQIHLMLVGFIGIFLGSIAIFSISIALILQALLLGYGGLSSIGANILIIAVPAYLVFLLFKIEILKKLNEKVKFFLIGFIGVLIPTIIMFILLIFSKEEYKNAAYSIIIVNIPTMILEALITLFLFLYVKKAMPNLFKGLNI
- a CDS encoding DUF4198 domain-containing protein, whose translation is MKKIISLLALASLFANAHFLTLLPSTDNVEDKKDAKIELDAMFIHPFDQSGMNMEKPKGIFVNSTKNSLPLTETKKFDHKAWTTSYEIKTPGVYKFFVQPEPYFEEAEDLFISHVPKVIVSSFGVQEGWDEPIGLKYEIVPLTKPFALYSGNLFQGVFLKDGKPQANISVEVELYNEAGIKAPTEMHTTQTVKTDKNGVFSFVMNQKGWWGFAGLMVENEKELNGKKYPIENGALIWIKAH
- the hypA gene encoding hydrogenase/urease nickel incorporation protein HypA, whose product is MHEYSIVQSLLESCEEHARQNSAKEVTKVVVKIGVLSGVEPNLLQTAFDTFKEKTICDKAEFIINIQKVEISCNKCNSESILEKHEFSCPKCKSTDIKVIDGEDMYLMSLELE
- the hypE gene encoding hydrogenase expression/formation protein HypE, whose translation is MTQIVSLAHGNGGLENNELIKEVFYKAFKNDILEKSEDAAIIENGKLAFSTDSFTVSPLFFKGADIGKLAICGTCNDLAMMGAKPKYLTCSVIIEEGFEVEQLQNIVNSMKKELELNEAIVVSGDTKVVPKGAVDKIFINTTGIGEVLYQGISSNNISEDDLIIVSRDIGAHGATIFTAREGIELNSNLQSDCASLFPQVKALIDSKIKITALRDATRGGVSAVLNEWAKQSNICIEIEEDSIPVSDEVKGVCEILGFEATNLANEGTFVLAISRSDAEKTIEILNRFNDKKNASIIGKVTQEYPEKVILNSPWGTKRFLDIPSGELLPRIC